A genomic region of Gemmata massiliana contains the following coding sequences:
- a CDS encoding SpoIIE family protein phosphatase: protein MPEAHPIKVLLVDDQPMVGETVRRMLADEPNLEFRFCPDPTSAIDVANEFKPTVILQDLVMPDIDGLQLVRYFRANSGTRDVPLVVLSSKEEPTVKAKAFALGANDYMVKLPDKLEVVARVKYHSRGFVALLERNEAYRALAETQREMAAELARAARYVQSLLPAPLTSGPVRIAWKFVPTTQLAGDMFGYHWLDPDHLALYLLDVSGHGVGSALLAVSAGNVLSANSIPGADARDPGGVVTKLNDMFQMDRQDGKYFTIWYGVYRPAERTLAYCNAGHPPSFLLSAGTIHSLEADAPAVGMMPGLPYATNTVAVAEGARLLVFSDGIMEVEQADGTMWPFSDFLDRMTAQLTTDGDLLGRHLDFVRELGGREVLADDFSMMDVRF, encoded by the coding sequence ATGCCCGAAGCGCATCCCATTAAAGTGTTGCTCGTCGACGACCAGCCAATGGTCGGCGAAACCGTGCGCCGCATGCTCGCGGACGAACCGAACCTGGAGTTCCGGTTCTGCCCCGACCCGACCAGCGCCATCGACGTCGCCAACGAGTTCAAGCCCACCGTCATCCTGCAAGACCTCGTGATGCCGGACATCGACGGGCTGCAATTGGTGCGGTACTTCCGCGCGAACTCCGGCACGCGCGACGTCCCGCTCGTCGTACTGTCCAGCAAAGAGGAGCCCACCGTTAAGGCCAAAGCGTTCGCGCTCGGGGCGAACGACTACATGGTAAAGCTGCCCGACAAGCTCGAAGTCGTGGCCCGCGTGAAGTACCACTCGCGCGGGTTCGTGGCCCTGCTCGAGCGCAACGAGGCGTACCGCGCGCTCGCCGAAACGCAGCGCGAGATGGCCGCGGAACTCGCCCGCGCTGCCCGGTACGTCCAATCACTGCTCCCCGCACCGCTCACGTCCGGCCCGGTCCGAATCGCCTGGAAGTTCGTACCGACCACACAACTAGCGGGCGACATGTTCGGTTACCACTGGCTCGATCCCGATCACCTCGCGCTCTACCTCCTGGACGTGAGCGGGCACGGGGTCGGTTCGGCGCTGCTCGCGGTGTCGGCAGGGAACGTTCTTTCCGCCAATTCGATCCCCGGGGCCGACGCGCGCGACCCGGGCGGGGTCGTCACCAAGCTCAACGACATGTTCCAGATGGACCGTCAGGACGGCAAATACTTCACCATCTGGTACGGCGTCTACCGGCCGGCCGAGCGCACCCTCGCCTACTGCAACGCGGGCCACCCGCCCTCGTTCCTGCTGTCCGCGGGGACGATTCACTCGCTGGAAGCCGACGCCCCCGCGGTCGGGATGATGCCGGGGCTGCCCTACGCGACCAACACGGTCGCCGTAGCCGAGGGCGCGCGGCTCCTCGTTTTCAGCGACGGGATCATGGAAGTCGAGCAGGCCGACGGCACCATGTGGCCGTTCTCCGACTTCCTCGACCGCATGACAGCCCAGCTCACCACGGACGGCGATTTACTCGGCCGGCACCTCGATTTCGTCCGCGAACTTGGCGGACGCGAGGTACTCGCAGACGACTTCTCGATGATGGATGTGCGGTTTTAA
- a CDS encoding methyl-accepting chemotaxis protein: protein MLRLRDVSLRVKLNALLIGYTATVIAALGLTGYVLDRYRVGGSAYHDVIERKQLLDQMSPPPLVIGRIYLMLHEMDNAGNDEERRSALARYREYEAEYHERQKFWLAKPDLDPTVRKALEVSGHQPALEVFRLANEEFIPKNRDEKTRKDATVILRDKISPSYRDHVKAMREAASAIEGATRTKEAEITSSITTWANTTTVLSIAAVSVFGLLGGVIIRSVVRSTTALNARVHLMATGAGDLTARLAVDGGDELGQLAEGINAVIGKIHGIVMKVRESSLQLLSIATQIAATARNQEQTVNNLSASTTEVAASVRQVSATSKDLAGTMDEVNQTATHTSELARNGRDNATRMATEMKQLVESTASVSTKLGMIREKADSINAVITTISKVADQTNLLSINAAIEAEKAGEYGRGFLVVAREIRRLADQTAVATLDIETMVRQMQDAVSVGVMQMDKFADEVRSGVQQVTKINQMTHEIINEVQSLSGRFSLVNDGMRNQTTGAQQINEAMTQIADATHRSAQSIKEFERTAAHLRSSVEGLNEEIAQFKT, encoded by the coding sequence ATGCTCCGGCTCCGCGACGTTTCCCTGCGCGTAAAACTCAACGCCCTCCTCATCGGGTACACCGCGACCGTCATCGCGGCACTCGGGCTGACCGGGTACGTCCTGGACCGGTACCGGGTGGGCGGCTCCGCGTACCACGACGTCATCGAGCGCAAACAGCTCCTGGACCAGATGAGTCCTCCCCCGCTCGTCATCGGGCGCATCTATTTGATGCTCCACGAAATGGACAACGCCGGGAACGACGAGGAGCGCCGCAGCGCCCTGGCCCGGTACCGCGAGTACGAGGCCGAGTACCACGAGCGCCAGAAGTTCTGGCTCGCGAAACCGGACCTCGACCCGACCGTGCGGAAGGCTCTGGAGGTATCGGGGCACCAGCCCGCGCTGGAAGTGTTCCGGCTCGCCAACGAGGAGTTTATCCCGAAGAACCGCGACGAGAAAACGCGCAAGGACGCGACCGTGATCCTTCGTGACAAGATCAGCCCGTCGTACCGCGACCACGTCAAGGCCATGCGCGAGGCGGCCAGCGCGATCGAGGGCGCGACGCGGACCAAAGAGGCCGAAATCACCAGCAGCATTACAACGTGGGCCAACACCACGACCGTGCTGAGCATCGCCGCGGTGAGCGTGTTCGGGCTGCTCGGTGGGGTCATCATCCGGAGCGTCGTCCGGTCCACGACCGCGCTAAACGCGCGCGTCCACCTGATGGCGACCGGGGCCGGCGACCTGACCGCGCGACTAGCCGTCGACGGGGGAGACGAGCTGGGGCAACTCGCCGAGGGCATCAACGCGGTCATCGGCAAGATCCACGGCATCGTCATGAAGGTGCGCGAGTCCAGCTTGCAGCTACTTTCGATCGCGACGCAGATCGCCGCCACCGCCCGGAACCAGGAACAGACGGTGAACAACCTGAGCGCCTCGACGACCGAGGTCGCGGCGTCCGTGCGCCAAGTTTCCGCGACGAGCAAGGATCTGGCCGGCACGATGGACGAGGTGAACCAAACCGCGACGCACACCTCCGAACTCGCACGCAACGGGCGCGACAACGCGACCCGGATGGCGACCGAGATGAAGCAGCTCGTGGAGTCGACCGCGAGCGTGTCCACGAAGCTCGGCATGATCCGCGAGAAGGCCGACAGCATCAACGCGGTAATCACGACCATTTCCAAAGTCGCGGACCAAACCAACCTGCTCTCGATCAACGCCGCGATCGAAGCCGAAAAAGCCGGCGAGTACGGCCGCGGGTTCCTCGTGGTCGCGCGCGAGATCCGCCGACTCGCGGACCAAACCGCGGTCGCGACGCTGGACATCGAAACGATGGTCCGCCAGATGCAAGACGCGGTGTCCGTGGGCGTGATGCAGATGGACAAGTTCGCCGACGAGGTGCGGTCCGGGGTTCAGCAGGTGACAAAGATTAACCAGATGACCCACGAGATCATCAACGAGGTGCAGAGCCTGAGCGGGCGGTTCTCGCTAGTGAACGACGGCATGCGGAATCAAACAACAGGCGCACAGCAGATCAACGAGGCGATGACTCAAATCGCCGACGCGACTCACCGCAGCGCGCAATCGATCAAGGAGTTCGAGCGCACCGCCGCGCACCTCCGCAGCTCGGTCGAGGGGCTGAACGAAGAAATCGCCCAATTTAAGACATGA
- a CDS encoding chemotaxis protein CheW: MLGLVFQVGPDKVVVDVRRVHEVVPRVELTAVHGSPPWIAGVFVYRGRVVPVVDLHALAGVGTCPPHLSSRIILFPYPLGIPEALVGVLATQVAEIREIRPAITQAIPGPSGRPGLGPALVDGPGILRLLDPDWLLKQLAPSSGGLIEAGTES; this comes from the coding sequence ATGCTAGGACTCGTTTTCCAGGTCGGGCCGGACAAAGTCGTGGTGGACGTGCGCCGCGTTCACGAGGTCGTTCCGCGCGTGGAGCTGACGGCCGTTCACGGATCGCCGCCGTGGATCGCCGGGGTGTTCGTGTACCGCGGGCGCGTCGTGCCGGTCGTGGACCTGCACGCGCTCGCCGGGGTCGGCACGTGCCCGCCGCACCTGAGCAGCCGCATCATCCTGTTCCCGTACCCGCTCGGAATCCCCGAGGCGCTGGTCGGGGTGCTCGCAACGCAGGTCGCCGAGATCCGCGAGATCCGCCCCGCGATCACGCAAGCGATTCCGGGACCGTCGGGCCGGCCGGGGCTCGGCCCCGCGCTCGTGGACGGCCCCGGAATCCTACGACTGCTCGATCCGGACTGGCTCCTGAAGCAGCTCGCCCCGAGTTCCGGCGGGCTGATCGAAGCGGGGACCGAGTCGTGA
- a CDS encoding CheR family methyltransferase — translation MIAAVIEKVVRDRLGLDPAALGTSVLDRVIEARMKARGITEPSLYAARLMTESAERDALAADLVVPETWFFRGSHALFDRFAAFVLRCAQSARGPVRILSAPCSTGEEPYSLALAFHNHLTGPIAYTIDAIDLSERNLGRAAEGRYPSSAFREPGPDPRPAYFRKTGDVWELFPHIRSKVRFLVGNLADPLLLAGERPYDLILCRNAFIYLTPDAKQRAMMNFDRLLALNGWLCVTPAEAERLPPGRFVPEGLNLFGIYRRAEVDNLLPAMRIEQSLPIEAPALVPRVPQRDTSGLTAARRLADIGRLTDARAECESFLRVHPTSADALALLGVIHLATGNEDAAFTALGKALYLTPDHPEALSHMIGLCDRRGNSGRAAALRKRLARSEGA, via the coding sequence GTGATCGCCGCCGTCATCGAGAAGGTCGTGCGCGATCGCCTGGGACTCGACCCCGCGGCGCTGGGAACGAGCGTCCTCGACCGTGTGATCGAAGCGCGCATGAAGGCCCGCGGAATCACAGAACCGTCGCTGTACGCCGCGCGGCTCATGACCGAGTCCGCCGAGCGCGACGCGCTCGCGGCCGACCTCGTCGTGCCCGAAACGTGGTTCTTCCGTGGTAGCCACGCTCTGTTCGACCGGTTCGCGGCCTTCGTTCTCAGATGCGCGCAAAGCGCACGCGGCCCGGTACGCATTCTGAGCGCGCCGTGTAGCACCGGCGAGGAACCGTACTCTCTGGCGCTCGCGTTCCACAATCATCTCACAGGCCCGATCGCTTACACCATCGACGCGATCGACCTGTCCGAGCGCAATCTGGGGCGCGCTGCCGAAGGGCGGTACCCGTCGTCGGCGTTCCGCGAACCCGGACCGGACCCGCGCCCCGCGTACTTCCGCAAAACCGGCGACGTGTGGGAACTGTTCCCGCACATCCGGTCGAAAGTGCGGTTCCTCGTGGGGAACCTCGCGGACCCGCTGCTGTTGGCGGGCGAGCGCCCCTACGATCTTATTCTGTGCCGCAACGCCTTCATTTACCTGACGCCCGACGCCAAACAGCGGGCGATGATGAACTTCGACCGGCTCCTCGCGCTCAACGGCTGGCTGTGTGTGACACCGGCCGAAGCCGAGCGCCTGCCACCGGGCCGGTTCGTACCCGAAGGGCTGAATCTGTTTGGCATCTACCGGCGCGCGGAAGTCGATAATCTCCTCCCCGCCATGCGGATCGAACAATCGTTGCCTATTGAGGCACCCGCGCTCGTCCCTCGCGTTCCTCAGCGCGACACAAGTGGCCTCACAGCCGCGCGCCGGCTCGCCGACATCGGGCGCCTCACGGATGCGCGAGCGGAGTGCGAATCGTTCCTTCGTGTTCACCCCACGAGCGCAGACGCACTCGCACTACTGGGTGTCATTCACCTCGCCACCGGGAACGAGGACGCGGCCTTCACCGCGCTCGGTAAGGCGCTCTATCTGACGCCCGATCACCCCGAAGCACTCAGTCACATGATCGGGTTGTGCGACCGCCGCGGGAACTCGGGCCGGGCCGCAGCCCTGCGGAAGCGCCTGGCGCGATCGGAGGGAGCATGA
- a CDS encoding chemotaxis protein CheW, which yields MTAKPLTVVPLDQCWNRIGVRGDRSCPELEKVTHCNNCPVFAAAGRRFLDAPSPPGYLAEWTQRLAVREEVREGDESSVLVFRLGDEWLALPVAVLVEVTRPRPLHRIPHRGGLLAGLANIRGELHLCVRLDLILGVTVPPDSDPDLRRLVVIRRETEGWVFAADEVDQVHRVLLPDLASAAPTLARSHGKLTRGVFPHANRAIGLLDDGRLFQTLRERLR from the coding sequence ATGACCGCGAAACCGCTCACCGTAGTCCCGCTGGACCAGTGCTGGAACCGCATCGGCGTGCGCGGGGATCGCTCGTGCCCGGAGCTGGAGAAAGTTACCCACTGCAACAACTGCCCGGTGTTCGCGGCGGCCGGTCGGCGGTTCCTTGATGCGCCCTCGCCCCCCGGCTACCTCGCCGAGTGGACGCAGCGGCTCGCGGTCCGCGAAGAAGTGCGCGAGGGCGACGAATCCAGCGTCCTCGTGTTCCGTCTGGGCGACGAGTGGCTCGCGCTACCGGTCGCGGTGCTGGTCGAAGTGACGCGCCCGCGCCCGCTGCACCGCATCCCGCACCGCGGCGGGTTGCTCGCGGGTCTGGCGAACATTCGCGGCGAGTTGCACCTGTGCGTGCGCCTCGACCTGATTCTGGGCGTGACCGTGCCCCCCGACAGCGACCCCGATCTGCGCCGGCTCGTGGTGATCCGGCGCGAAACGGAGGGCTGGGTCTTCGCGGCCGACGAAGTGGACCAAGTTCACCGCGTGCTGCTCCCGGACCTCGCGTCCGCGGCGCCGACCCTCGCCCGGTCGCACGGCAAATTGACACGCGGGGTGTTCCCCCACGCGAACCGGGCGATCGGCCTACTGGACGACGGGCGCCTGTTCCAAACGCTGCGGGAGCGCCTCCGATGA
- a CDS encoding hybrid sensor histidine kinase/response regulator, whose translation MSAIDASMFELFREEVKTHTDTLGAGLVAVESRPSDPALLEELMRAAHSIKGAARIVNIDTAVRLAHVMEDALVAAQHGQIRLTSANIDVLLRGSDILAGLARLMPDTVTTWEAENTAAVTALEPLLVAIAKGEAGKNPSPTPPLSGEGLQAKDDIMPSIAGFSPPSFLGKGAGGLSSSDNPSPTPPQNGEGLNTEDNSAPVLSSAPPSFLGKGVGGLGSSLFPPVPMFEPIAIPTEPIALQADHSMFDLFREEAREYLQAIANAVPRLPTDPTAAESILEALKQLRGAARLVKCVSIADATTAVSEFIRASREAKKPFSPPALDWTRYALAELAGVLATDNDTFPEWVETSRPALATIADTFKQAAKEQSRPTPPSPLPEGKGVENTPSPTPPLSGEGLNTEDGSAPPSFLGKGAGGLGSSSPFPSGRGDGGVGSSPPPPPAETVVRVSANSLNRLMGLAGESLVQARWLPSFSTALLKLKKHHDLLATMLDTAYHAANSGMPPDQLANLISDTRRQWVACRQELGEKTSDFDDHAARAEDLNARLYREVIASRMRPFGDGVHGFPRMVRDMARTLGKEVRLVIAGETTEVDRDILEKLESPLSHLIRNAIDHGMESPNVRAAANKPTAGTITLEARHRAGMLLVSVSDDGAGVDLTKLRKKIVERGLNAADMVAKLTEAELLEFLFLPGFSTAASVTEFSGRGVGLDVVQDTIRKVGGNVRITTTRGAGTTFHLQLPLTLSVIRAVVIDVAGEPYAFPHTRIDRLIRVRRDEVRSLEHRQFVTVDGQNVGLVMAAQLLDMPAPPPAEAEVPVVLLSDGTGEYGLIVDSFRGEQDLVVRPLDTRLGKVPNLSAAAILDDGSPVLIVDVEDLFRSMDQFIQTGSLVRCDTRPADSGHKKRVLVVDDSITVREVERQLLLHKGYEVAIAVDGMDGWNKVRAEPYDLLVSDIDMPRMNGLQLVQAVRADERLRDMPIIIVSYKEREEDRIRGLEVGANAYLTKGSFHDNRFIEAVTDLIGVADV comes from the coding sequence ATGAGCGCCATTGATGCGTCCATGTTCGAGCTGTTCCGCGAGGAGGTCAAAACTCACACCGACACCCTCGGTGCGGGTCTCGTGGCGGTCGAATCGCGCCCCAGCGATCCCGCGCTGCTCGAAGAACTGATGCGCGCCGCGCACTCCATTAAAGGGGCCGCGCGGATCGTCAACATCGACACCGCGGTGCGCCTCGCGCACGTCATGGAAGACGCACTCGTTGCCGCGCAACACGGGCAGATCCGACTCACTTCAGCGAACATCGACGTCCTACTGCGCGGCTCCGACATCCTGGCCGGACTCGCGCGCCTGATGCCGGACACCGTCACCACATGGGAAGCGGAGAACACCGCGGCCGTCACCGCGCTCGAACCGCTTTTGGTGGCTATTGCGAAAGGGGAGGCGGGGAAGAACCCCTCCCCAACCCCTCCCCTAAGCGGAGAGGGGCTTCAGGCAAAAGACGACATCATGCCTTCGATTGCTGGGTTTTCTCCCCCTTCCTTCTTAGGGAAGGGGGCCGGGGGGCTAAGTTCTTCAGACAACCCCTCCCCAACCCCTCCCCAAAACGGAGAGGGGCTTAATACCGAAGACAATTCCGCGCCTGTTCTTAGTTCTGCTCCCCCTTCCTTCCTAGGGAAGGGGGTTGGGGGGTTAGGTTCCTCCCTCTTCCCCCCCGTGCCCATGTTCGAGCCGATCGCGATTCCGACCGAGCCGATCGCGTTACAGGCCGATCACTCGATGTTCGACCTGTTCCGCGAGGAGGCCCGCGAGTACCTGCAAGCTATCGCGAACGCGGTCCCACGCTTGCCTACTGACCCAACCGCCGCCGAATCGATTCTGGAAGCGCTCAAGCAACTCCGCGGCGCCGCGCGTCTCGTGAAATGCGTATCAATTGCAGACGCGACCACAGCAGTGAGTGAGTTCATCCGCGCGTCACGAGAAGCAAAAAAACCATTCTCCCCTCCGGCACTCGACTGGACTCGCTACGCGCTCGCGGAACTCGCAGGGGTACTCGCAACCGACAACGACACGTTCCCGGAATGGGTCGAAACATCGCGCCCCGCACTCGCAACGATTGCAGACACGTTTAAACAGGCGGCGAAAGAACAGAGCCGACCTACCCCACCATCCCCCCTCCCTGAAGGGAAGGGGGTAGAAAACACCCCCTCCCCAACTCCTCCCCTAAGCGGAGAGGGGCTTAATACCGAAGATGGTTCTGCTCCCCCTTCCTTCCTAGGGAAGGGGGCTGGGGGGTTAGGTTCTTCCTCCCCCTTCCCTTCAGGGAGGGGGGACGGGGGGGTAGGTTCTTCCCCCCCGCCTCCCCCGGCCGAAACGGTCGTGCGCGTCAGTGCGAACAGCCTCAACCGGCTGATGGGACTCGCGGGTGAATCGCTCGTACAAGCGCGGTGGTTGCCGTCGTTCTCGACGGCGCTGCTCAAGCTGAAGAAGCACCACGACCTGCTCGCCACGATGCTCGATACGGCGTACCACGCTGCGAACAGCGGGATGCCCCCGGACCAGCTCGCGAACCTCATTTCCGATACGCGGCGCCAGTGGGTCGCGTGCCGCCAGGAGCTGGGCGAAAAGACGTCGGATTTCGACGACCACGCGGCGCGGGCCGAAGACCTCAACGCCCGGCTCTACCGCGAGGTCATCGCGAGCCGGATGCGGCCGTTCGGCGACGGCGTTCACGGGTTCCCGCGCATGGTCCGCGACATGGCGCGAACGCTGGGCAAAGAGGTGCGACTCGTCATCGCTGGGGAAACGACCGAGGTCGATCGCGACATCCTGGAAAAGCTCGAATCGCCGCTCTCGCACCTGATCCGCAACGCGATCGACCACGGCATGGAATCCCCGAACGTGCGCGCCGCGGCCAACAAACCCACCGCCGGGACGATCACCCTGGAAGCGCGCCACCGGGCCGGGATGCTGCTCGTCTCCGTGTCCGACGACGGCGCGGGCGTCGACCTGACGAAGCTCCGCAAGAAGATTGTCGAGCGCGGGCTGAACGCGGCCGACATGGTGGCCAAGCTCACCGAAGCGGAGCTGCTCGAGTTCCTGTTCCTGCCCGGGTTCAGCACGGCCGCATCGGTTACCGAGTTCTCCGGGCGCGGGGTCGGACTGGACGTCGTGCAGGACACCATTCGCAAGGTCGGCGGGAACGTCCGCATCACCACCACGCGCGGCGCCGGGACCACGTTCCACCTCCAGTTGCCGCTCACGCTCTCGGTGATCCGCGCGGTCGTGATCGACGTGGCCGGTGAGCCGTATGCGTTCCCGCACACGCGCATCGACCGGCTCATCCGCGTGCGCCGCGACGAAGTGCGGTCGCTCGAACACCGGCAATTTGTTACAGTGGACGGGCAGAACGTCGGCCTCGTCATGGCGGCGCAGCTCCTCGACATGCCCGCGCCTCCGCCCGCCGAGGCGGAAGTTCCGGTCGTGCTGCTGAGCGACGGAACCGGCGAATACGGCCTGATCGTGGACTCGTTCCGCGGCGAACAGGATCTCGTGGTGCGCCCGCTCGATACGCGATTGGGCAAGGTTCCGAACCTGAGCGCTGCTGCGATCCTCGACGACGGGTCGCCCGTTCTGATCGTCGACGTCGAGGATCTGTTCCGGTCGATGGACCAGTTCATCCAGACGGGTTCGCTCGTGCGGTGCGACACCCGCCCGGCCGACTCGGGGCACAAGAAGCGCGTGCTCGTGGTGGACGACTCCATCACCGTGCGCGAGGTCGAGCGCCAGTTGCTGCTGCACAAGGGGTACGAGGTCGCGATCGCGGTGGACGGGATGGACGGCTGGAACAAGGTCCGCGCCGAGCCCTACGACCTGCTCGTGAGTGACATCGACATGCCCCGCATGAACGGGTTACAACTCGTCCAGGCCGTGCGCGCGGACGAGCGCCTCCGCGACATGCCCATTATCATCGTCTCGTACAAGGAGCGCGAAGAGGACCGAATCCGGGGGCTGGAGGTCGGCGCGAATGCCTACCTCACGAAGGGCAGCTTCCACGACAACCGGTTCATCGAAGCCGTAACCGACCTGATCGGCGTGGCTGACGTTTAA
- the cheB gene encoding chemotaxis-specific protein-glutamate methyltransferase CheB, whose protein sequence is MRIGIVNDLALAREVLRRVVASVPGHTVAWAADDGDEAVRLATSDRPDVILMDLVMPRLNGVEATRQIMQHAPCPILIVTASVTTNFPLVFQALGAGGMDAVDTPTLGPTGAVQNATKLVERLQKLEAALDWQSGSMIAPASRVAAPSNDLPLLVTIGSSTGGPEALIHLVGAFPEDFPAAVLISQHIGADFAMGLVQQLGNWSRLPVRSAREGELPTAGTVYIAVSDDHLELGADRRLHYTPVPRHWPYRPSVDVLFTSASTNSSRPGVAALLTGMGTDGSTGLLRLRAAGWHTIAQDEATSVVYGMPKAAAEKRAAIEVLPLPHIGLSIVAKINALKRQR, encoded by the coding sequence ATGCGTATCGGGATCGTGAACGATCTGGCTCTCGCGCGGGAAGTGCTCCGGCGGGTCGTCGCGTCCGTACCGGGTCACACGGTCGCGTGGGCCGCCGACGACGGCGACGAGGCCGTGCGCCTGGCGACGAGTGATCGGCCCGACGTGATCCTGATGGACCTCGTGATGCCGCGGCTGAACGGCGTCGAGGCCACGCGCCAGATCATGCAACACGCGCCGTGCCCGATCCTGATCGTAACCGCGAGCGTGACCACGAACTTCCCGCTGGTCTTCCAGGCGCTCGGCGCCGGCGGCATGGACGCGGTCGATACCCCCACGCTCGGCCCCACCGGGGCGGTGCAAAACGCCACGAAGTTGGTCGAACGGCTCCAAAAACTAGAAGCGGCCCTCGACTGGCAGAGCGGCTCGATGATCGCCCCCGCGAGTCGGGTCGCGGCCCCGTCGAACGATTTGCCACTACTCGTTACGATAGGTTCGTCGACCGGGGGACCGGAAGCGCTGATTCACCTCGTGGGTGCGTTCCCGGAAGATTTCCCCGCCGCGGTCCTCATCAGCCAGCACATCGGCGCGGACTTCGCGATGGGGCTGGTTCAACAACTCGGGAACTGGTCCCGACTCCCGGTCCGGTCCGCACGCGAGGGCGAATTACCGACCGCCGGAACCGTTTACATCGCCGTCAGTGATGACCACCTCGAACTGGGTGCGGACCGGCGCCTGCATTACACACCGGTTCCGCGGCACTGGCCCTACCGCCCGTCGGTGGACGTGCTGTTCACCAGCGCCTCGACGAACAGTTCGCGCCCGGGGGTCGCGGCCCTACTTACTGGAATGGGTACCGACGGCTCGACTGGGTTGCTACGGCTGCGTGCGGCCGGTTGGCACACGATCGCACAGGACGAGGCCACGAGCGTCGTTTACGGGATGCCGAAAGCCGCGGCCGAGAAGCGCGCCGCGATCGAAGTGCTACCGCTTCCGCACATTGGCCTGAGCATCGTCGCGAAGATCAACGCTTTGAAGCGCCAGCGTTGA
- the argH gene encoding argininosuccinate lyase, with protein MSQKTWGGRFTGSTDSRVEAFTESITFDKRLFRHDIVGSQAHARMLAEVGLITADEAEKIATALDEIGQEIVDGKMEFVTSLEDIHTHIEKALIGRLGDIGRKLHTGRSRNDQVITDLKLWVRDAIDELDGLLLDLQKAFVESAEREHNVIIPGYTHLQRAQPVLAAHYFLAYVEKFQRDRERLRDCRTRVNILPLGAAALAGTSLPINRESVREKLGFDSVARNSLDVSSDRDFALEFVFCLSVIATHLSGWAEEWVIWSTTEFNFLDLPDAFCTGSSIMPHKKNPDVLELTRGKAGRVIGALQHLFVLVKGLPLAYNRDLQEDKTAIFDSMDTVGGCLAVAAPLVRQTKLRREVIAARLDAGFLDATTLMEALIARGVPMRSAHEAVGNLVRACEERKCRLRDLPNSLFEAVAPSHGATVKASLGVENAIDAFKSYGSTAPTEVAKRLDEWKQKLEL; from the coding sequence ATGAGCCAGAAGACGTGGGGCGGGCGATTTACGGGCAGCACGGACTCGCGCGTGGAGGCGTTCACGGAGTCGATCACGTTCGACAAGCGCCTGTTCCGGCACGACATTGTGGGTAGTCAGGCCCACGCGCGCATGCTAGCCGAGGTCGGGCTAATTACCGCGGACGAAGCGGAGAAGATCGCGACGGCCCTGGACGAAATTGGGCAAGAGATCGTAGACGGCAAGATGGAATTTGTCACTTCCCTCGAAGACATTCACACACACATCGAAAAAGCCCTCATCGGCAGGCTCGGCGACATCGGGCGCAAGTTGCACACCGGGCGCAGCCGTAACGATCAGGTAATTACGGACTTAAAGCTCTGGGTCCGCGACGCGATCGACGAACTCGACGGCCTGCTGCTCGATCTCCAGAAGGCGTTCGTGGAATCGGCCGAGCGCGAGCACAACGTCATTATCCCCGGCTACACGCACCTCCAGCGCGCGCAACCGGTCCTCGCGGCCCACTATTTCCTGGCCTACGTCGAGAAGTTCCAGCGCGACCGCGAGCGCCTGCGCGATTGCCGCACGCGGGTGAACATCCTCCCGCTGGGCGCGGCGGCGCTCGCGGGAACGTCCCTACCAATTAATCGCGAATCGGTCCGCGAGAAGCTCGGGTTCGATTCCGTCGCGCGCAACAGTTTGGACGTGTCCAGCGACCGCGACTTCGCGCTGGAATTCGTGTTCTGCCTCTCGGTGATCGCCACGCACCTGAGCGGGTGGGCGGAAGAGTGGGTCATCTGGAGCACCACCGAGTTCAACTTCCTCGATTTGCCGGATGCGTTCTGCACCGGGTCGAGCATCATGCCGCACAAGAAGAACCCGGACGTGCTGGAACTGACGCGCGGGAAGGCTGGGCGCGTGATCGGCGCGCTCCAGCACCTCTTCGTGCTGGTGAAGGGGCTCCCGCTCGCGTACAACCGCGACTTACAGGAAGACAAAACCGCGATCTTCGACTCGATGGACACCGTGGGCGGGTGTCTCGCGGTCGCGGCGCCGCTGGTGCGCCAGACCAAGCTCCGGCGCGAGGTGATCGCAGCACGCCTGGACGCCGGGTTCCTCGACGCGACCACCCTCATGGAAGCGCTCATCGCGCGCGGCGTGCCGATGCGCTCGGCCCACGAAGCAGTCGGGAACTTGGTCCGCGCGTGCGAGGAGCGCAAGTGCCGGCTCCGGGATCTCCCCAACTCGTTGTTCGAGGCCGTGGCGCCTTCACACGGCGCCACGGTCAAGGCGTCACTGGGAGTGGAGAACGCGATCGATGCGTTCAAGAGTTACGGTTCGACGGCCCCGACCGAGGTGGCCAAGCGGCTCGACGAGTGGAAGCAAAAACTCGAACTGTAG